In the Vespula vulgaris chromosome 9, iyVesVulg1.1, whole genome shotgun sequence genome, CGACGATATCACTACTAGTTGAAAATATCGAttggatattatttattttgggaattgattaatatattgaaatatcctctacgtttgaaaatatataatgattacCTGTAATTAACGAGATGACAAAGCTTCGTTTTCAATCTTGAGCAGTACGTACGAATTTTGAAGAGCGCTGATTGGTTGGTATGAGTGAACACTTTCGAGGACACACACGTAATGTGATATCTTACGTATATCACGTGATTATACATACGAATTAacctattaatttttatatacaaagaaagatatatcatatataaatattctattaaggcgaaataattgtataattcaCTATTACAATTACGCAATTATAATACGCAATCGTCGTATAAAAAATCTCGTTCCGGtagatttttctatataaagtacgaaataaataatataaaatatataatgtatacaaaTGCATGCATATTGCAAATGTTACTCTTTCATACATCGTGTACGTAAGAAAGTTCTGCTTTAAGAAGTATAATTACGTATAATCTCATGTAATATAAAGATAGAGTAGACTACACGCGAAGAAGAACCGAAGTAGACTGACTCGATTGATTGCTGCCAACAAATTGCGAAGAAATGTAAACAACTTACCTTGTAtacatactctctctttctatctctccctctctttcattcttccattctttctttttctattcctcttattctccctctctttcgtcCTCTATTTACCAGGTACAAagtcaatataattaatagattcCAAAACATTGTATAGCCCGTATATTGATCAATAACAAATACACTAGtccaataatatttaattaaataatttattcgtctaaaatatattttcgtaaaaCTGTACTATCGgagtaaaattataaatatatactacatttatagatatacattatatattaaaaaaatatttaacgaatgtGAATGtgcaaatatttaatgtaatatgaaCAAGTTTTTATTAACGTTGCATGCAttgacgaatttttttttttttctaagagatcaagttattaaaaatttgtagattcatattataattgaatctatattatttttatattttttacattttccacTCGTCAATTAAATCTATAGCAGGTATAAAAACTGTTTTTACCTtcataacttttaaatataaattgacgATATCCAGATATTTCACGAAatgaatattgatatatttatttgtcatCTAAATTTTTCCTACATCTGATCATTAATGTAATCGCAGTAATATTGCACATTTCAATATACATACGATTTGAAGGAGTCTGTTTGATaagtattacttttttcacagataaaatgtttttcacGATCTTATTgggtttttttatatttttattcgtattgcATTGATTTGTAAGATATGGGAGATTAGGAAGAATCTCCAGTCGAATTCCTGAGCCAAAAGCATATCCGATAATcggaaatttatttcatattcacCTTGATAATGGTAAgcataatcgaaaataaaattgatcgaaatGAACTATCTATTAATTTGAAGTTTTTCCTACTCGATGGAGCATTCATTTAACATGAACATTATATGaagataacaattttattaacatttcagaacaaatatttgaaaaactttgaaaattgGATAAAGAGTTTTACCCCATCTACAGATTAtggttcttatttttttcatttgtaacTATAATTCATCCAGAAGGTATTGAGGTAAATGATTATCGGTCAaaagcaaaatatatttttttctgtcactttctttttattaaacgttaatCGTCAACGTCGTcttatgaaaaatagaaaatatttatttttatcgtaggTACTATTGAAGAGTACccaaaatatagaaaaaagtatacCTTACAAATTCTTACGACCCTGGCTTTCCGATGGATTAATAACTAGTGCAGGTAATAACTTGAACAAACATAAATTGGATGCATTTGATCATATTGAATGACAAGAGTTACATTCAACAGGCGATAAATGAAAACAAGGACGAACGATCTTAACACCAACCTTTCACTTTAATATTCTTAAACACTTTATCGTCAATTTTAACGAGGAGGCACAGTATCTTATAACGTCactgaaagaagaaggaaaaggagatcCGATCGTTAAAGATTTACAGGGACTTATGACAGAACATACTTTAAATCTGATATGcagttaatgaaataaaattttctcattCATTGATCTTTAtcagagaaaaataatgtacAAAAGTTTCATTGTAGAAACGGCGATGGAAATTCCTTTAAAAGAGGCTAGCGAATTTGAAGTTAAATATCGTAATGCTGTTCTTAATTTCAGCAGAACCGTGGTCTATAGGTAagtattcattcttttattagaaatcaattcaattatctattaaataaaattaaatctaaaaaaatatatatcgtttattagATAATAAGACCTTGGTATCATTTCGATACTATATTTGCATTTTCGCGACTTGGTCGGATACAAAAGGAATTATTGAATACACTTCACGGTTTGGCGAAGAAGGTATATCTTTTACTTAAATGTGTAAATAATCCTAATctgaattttgtaaaattgtatCGATCTCTGAAGATGTTGCaattattttagataataGCAGAAAGGAGACTTTTCCACGAACAAACTAAGAacaaatatttagaaaatattgaaaaattgcaCGAGGATCATATTTCTTCCGAAacgatcaaagaaaataatgaaagtaatTTAACAATTTAACAATAATGAATCATAATTTCCGTATAAgtattaatcgaatattttcacgATAGATTCGATATTCAAGAATAGACTGGCTACGCTAGATTTAGTTATAGCCGCTTCTCTAAAAGATAATCAACTCGATGAGGAAGGAACACGAGAAGAAGTCGATACTTTTGTGTTTGCAGTAGGTCgtaatattcattcatttcgaatattaagaaaaaatgaatataatttatgagaaatattttcataggGTCACGACACTACGGCAATGGCCTTATgtttctctttacttctttttgcCAAACACATAGATGTTCAGGTACtccattcatttttaaaaattaataaatcatcgatcgaaagaaacatgttttgcatttatataaataataaattatctattCATGTATAGGAACGTATTAGAAACGAAGTCAACGCAGTTATGCAAGAAAAAGATGCTCAACTGActgtttcgatcgttcgagaaTTTTCATACTTGGAGAGATGTATAAAAGAATCACTTAGTTTGTGTTTTTATTGAGAAATGATtacttttaacattttcttacTCCTCTTATATCTTAACGGTATGCATAATTAACTCGTAAGAAACAACGAACTCGTTACGTATATCGTTCtgcaatttttcattattcaaaTGATCGTTTCGTAAAGTCATAGTGAGATATATGGACAATTCTCaaggtaaaataattttgtcgaCATGGTAAATACTTTTCATAAAcgaatatttcattctttttaaaaatatcagagatacatattaaatgaaagataCGGATAACGTGCGTCGTTTCGATAAGAAATTCAGATGTTATCTATGCGTGTAAAAAGCGAAACTATTGTAGGTATAATATTGAGATACTAgacataattatatc is a window encoding:
- the LOC127066193 gene encoding cytochrome P450 4C1-like, which gives rise to MFFTILLGRISSRIPEPKAYPIIGNLFHIHLDNEFYPIYRLWFLFFSFVTIIHPEGIEVLLKSTQNIEKSIPYKFLRPWLSDGLITSAETAMEIPLKEASEFEVKYRNAVLNFSRTVIIRPWYHFDTIFAFSRLGRIQKELLNTLHGLAKKIIAERRLFHEQTKNKYLENIEKLHEDHISSETIKENNENSIFKNRLATLDLVIAASLKDNQLDEEGTREEVDTFVFAGHDTTAMALCFSLLLFAKHIDVQERIRNEVNAVMQEKDAQLTVSIVREFSYLERCIKESLSLCFY